In Camelina sativa cultivar DH55 chromosome 16, Cs, whole genome shotgun sequence, a single window of DNA contains:
- the LOC104749907 gene encoding sodium-dependent phosphate transport protein 1, chloroplastic isoform X2 codes for MSIAILPMSAEYGWNPATVGLIQSSFFWGYLLTQIAGGIWADTVGGKRVLGFAVIWWSIATILTPVAAKLGLPYLLVVRAFMGVGEGVAMPAMNNILSKWVPVQERSRSLALVYSGMYLGSVTGLAFSPFLIHQFGWPSVFYSFGSLGTVWLILWLTKAESSPLEDPTLLPKERKLIADNCASKEPVKSIPWRLILSKPPVWALIGCHFCHNWGTFILLTWMPTYYHQVLKFNLMESGLLSVFPWMTMAISANAGGWIADTLVSRGFSVTNVRKIMQTIGFLGPAFFLTQLKHIDSPTMAVLCMACSQGTDAFSQSGLYSNHQDIAPRYSGVLLGLSNTAGVLAGVLGTAATGHILQHGSWDDVFTISVGLYLVGTVVWNLFSTGEKIID; via the exons ATGAGCATAGCTATACTTCCTATGTCAGCTGAGTATGGTTGGAATCCAGCAACTGTTGGTCTGATTCAGTCTTCTTTCTTCTGGGGTTACCTTCTTACTCAG ATAGCTGGTGGGATATGGGCAGACACTGTAGGTGGGAAAAGGGTTCTTGGATTCGCTGTTATTTGGTGGTCAATCGCAACAATTCTTACTCCTGTAGCTGCTAAACTTGGTCTTCCTTACTTGCTCGTTGTTCGTGCTTTCATGGGAGTTGGAGAG GGTGTTGCAATGCCGGctatgaataatatattgtcGAAGTGGGTGCCTGTGCAAGAGAGAAGCAGATCTCTTGCGCTTGTTTACAGCGGAATGTATCTTGGATCCGTTACTGGTTTAGCCTTTTCGCCTTTCTTGATTCATCAGTTTGGATGGCCCTCTGTGTTTTACTCTTTTGGGTCTCTTGGAACTGTATGGCTGATTCTGTGGCTAACTAAG GCAGAGAGTTCACCACTAGAAGATCCAACCTTGCTCCCTAAAGAAAGAAAGCTGATTGCAgacaactgtgccagcaaagaGCCAGTGAAGTCGATCCCTTGGAGGCTGATATTGTCGAAACCGCCGGTTTGGGCTCTCATCGGTTGTCACTTTTGTCACAACTGGGGAACATTTATCCTCTTAACCTGGATGCCAACTTATTACCATCAA GTGTTGAAGTTCAACCTAATGGAATCAGGGCTTCTCTCAGTATTTCCATGGATGACAATGGCGATTTCTGCAAATGCTGGAGGATGGATCGCTGATACACTCGTCAGCCGAGGTTTCTCTGTCACAAATGTCCGCAAG ATAATGCAAACAATTGGGTTTCTTGGACCAGCGTTCTTCCTAACACAGCTGAAACACATAGACTCTCCAACAATGGCCGTTTTGTGCATGGCTTGTAGCCAGGGGACAGATGCGTTTTCACAGTCTGGTCTATACTCTAATCATCAAGACATTGCTCCAAGATACTCT GGAGTGTTACTTGGTTTGTCTAATACTGCTGGAGTACTTGCCGGTGTTCTTGGCACAGCTGCGACTGGTCACATCCTACAACACG GTTCTTGGGATGACGTTTTCACGATTTCGGTCGGTCTTTACCTTGTTGGGACCGTCGTTTGGAATCTATTTTCAACTGGGGAGAAGATAATCGATTGA
- the LOC104749911 gene encoding uncharacterized protein LOC104749911 yields the protein MAARKLGSLLRQYFFSLCFLFLGCFFFPKGADCKQKRRKKKLRTVSLSSSGSALSSSWTYLKRVFLSTTRISKSRNQTHPNCTLTSARSSQNSLVTLVQPETTTTNQPDPDTRTQQQPEFEISYSDHNNPLFLLPLRNEIFPCNSCGEIFARTNLLESHIAIKHAVSELIAGESSTNIVEIIFKSGWPNGKSPEINRILKIHNSQKILTRFEEYREFVKAKAARSRWEDERCVADGNELLRFYCSTFMCDLGQNGKSNLCGHQYCSVCGIIGSGFSPKLDGIATLATGWRGHVAVPEEVEEEFGFMNVKRAMLVCRVVAGRVGCDLMIDDVDKSEGGGGGGYDSLVGQSGSKSGALLRIDDDELLVFNPRAVLPCFVIVYTV from the coding sequence ATGGCGGCGCGAAAACTAGGTTCATTGTTACGTCAATACTTTTTCTCACTATGCTTCCTCTTCCTCggttgcttcttcttccccaaagGCGCAGACTGTAAacaaaagaggaggaagaagaagctcagaACAGTCTCTTTATCATCTTCAGGTTCAGCTCTATCCTCTTCTTGGACGTACTTAAAACGAGTTTTCTTATCCACGACAAGGATATCTAAATCACGTAACCAAACACACCCTAACTGTACGTTAACATCAGCAAGATCATCACAGAACTCTCTTGTCACCCTCGTCCAACCCGAAACAACCACAACAAACCAACCCGACCCGGATACCCGTACCCAACAACAACCCGAGTTCGAGATCTCGTATTCCGATCACAacaatcctctgtttctcctcCCTCTACGAAACGAGATTTTCCCTTGCAACTCGTGCGGCGAGATTTTCGCGAGAACCAACCTCCTCGAGAGCCACATCGCGATCAAACACGCCGTGTCGGAGCTAATCGCCGGCGAGTCGAGCACGAACATCGTCGAGATCATATTCAAATCAGGCTGGCCTAATGGCAAATCGCCGGAGATCAACCGGATCTTAAAAATCCACAACAGCCAGAAGATTCTCACCAGATTCGAGGAGTACCGCGAGTTCGTCAAAGCCAAAGCCGCTCGATCGCGGTGGGAAGACGAGCGTTGCGTCGCCGACGGTAACGAGCTTTTACGATTCTACTGCTCGACGTTCATGTGCGATCTAGGTCAAAACGGTAAATCGAATCTCTGCGGTCATCAGTACTGCAGCGTGTGCGGTATCATCGGATCCGGATTCTCGCCGAAGCTCGACGGGATCGCGACGCTCGCGACGGGGTGGAGAGGACACGTGGCGGTGCCGGAGGAGGTCGAGGAAGAGTTTGGGTTTATGAACGTGAAAAGGGCCATGTTGGTTTGTCGGGTTGTAGCGGGTCGGGTCGGGTGTGATTTGATGATTGATGACGTGGATAAGAgtgaaggtggaggaggaggagggtatGATTCTCTGGTTGGGCAGAGTGGGAGCAAGAGTGGGGCGCTTTTGAGGATCGACGATGATGAGCTCTTGGTGTTTAATCCAAGGGCTGTGCTTCCTTGTTTTGTTATAGTCTATACGGTGTAA
- the LOC104749913 gene encoding cell division control protein 6 homolog, with protein sequence MPAIAGPSSSPQKHVVGSRLEVTGGLRSAEVNTCRKRKLRSDSAAEVSSSTPVNSISTPMKRCAVPIPKTSDEEIKEDSNGNLANPVISAAKNLDVESKWNPRDEEQMKAVKEALHVSKAPSTVVCREDEQRRVSEFVKSCMEQNKAGSLYICGCPGTGKSLSMEKVRQQAEDWAKQAGLPCPETVSVNCTSLTKTTDIFSKILGKNEFGRKANGSSSPLQKLQSLFSQKQQQSSSKMMIIIADEMDYLITRDRGVLHELFMLTTLPFSSCILIGVANAIDLADRFLPKLKSLNCKPLVVTFRAYSKEQILRILQERLVGLPYVAFQSNALEICARKVSAASGDMRKALCVCRSALEILGIEAKGSIDQQPQGPVQEYEVVKMDHMLAALSKTFKSPVVDTIQSLPQHQQIIVCSAAKAFRGSKKDRTIAELNKLYLAICKSSTITPAGITEFTNMCTVLNDQGILKLSQARDDKLRRVSLRVDEADITFALKEIRFFRNCLI encoded by the exons ATGCCTGCCATCGCTGGACCTAGTTCATCCCCTCAGAAGCATGTCGTCGGCTCCAGATTGGAGGTTACCGGAGGTCTTAGATCCGCCGAAGTCAACACTTGTCGGAAACGCAAGTTGAGATCTGATTCCGCTGCGGAGGTTTCATCGTCGACGCCTGTGAATTCGATTTCCACGCCGATGAAACGGTGTGCTGTTCCAATCCCTAAGACGTCTGATGAG GAGATTAAGGAAGATTCTAATGGGAATTTGGCGAATCCAGTGATATCAGCAGCGAAGAACTTAGATGTTGAATCAAAGTGGAACCCTAGAG ATGAGGAACAAATGAAAGCTGTGAAGGAGGCATTGCATGTGTCTAAGGCACCGTCAACTGTTGTTTGCCGTGAGGATGAGCAGAGACGGGTTTCCGAGTTTGTGAAAAGTTGTATGGAACAGAACAAGGCTGGGAGTTTGTATATATGTGGCTGTCCTGGAACTGGGAAGTCACTATCCATGGAGAAAGTAAGACAACAAGCTGAAGACTGGGCGAAACAG GCGGGTTTGCCTTGTCCAGAAACAGTGTCTGTTAATTGCACATCACTGACAAAAACTACAGATATTTTCTCCAAG atacTTGGTAAAAATGAGTTCGGGAGGAAAGCTAATGGTTCATCTTCACCTCTACAAAAACTCCAGAGCTTGTTTTCTCAAAAGCAACAACAATCCAGCTCAAAGATGAt GATAATAATTGCAGATGAGATGGATTACTTGATCACAAGAGATCGAGGTGTCCTTCATGAGCTTTTTATGCTCACAACTTTGCCTTTTTCAAGTTGTATACTTATAG GTGTAGCAAATGCAATAGACCTTGCAGATCGTTTCCTTCCAAAATTGAAGTCTCTCAACT GCAAACCTTTGGTTGTCACTTTCCGTGCCTATTCTAAGGAGCAGATCCTTAGGATACTGCAGGAAAGGCTTGTG GGACTTCCATATGTAGCATTTCAGTCAAATGCCTTGGAAATTTGTGCAAGA AAAGTATCTGCTGCATCAGGAGACATGAGAAAGGCTCTATGTGTTTGCAG GAGCGCCCTAGAAATCTTAGGAATAGAAGCCAAAGGATCAATAGATCAACAACCACAGGGTCCAGTTCAGGAGTATGAAGTG GTGAAGATGGATCATATGTTAGCTGCATTGTCCAAGACGTTTAAATCTCCAGTAGTCGACACCATTCAGTCTCTTCCTCAACACCAGCAA ATCATAGTCTGTTCTGCTGCAAAAGCCTTTAGAGGAAGCAAAAAAGATAGAACCATTGCAGAG TTAAATAAGTTATACTTGGCAATCTGTAAATCTTCGACGATAACGCCAGCTGGAATCACAGAGTTCACAAACATGTGTACAGTGCTAAATGACCAG GGGATACTAAAACTCAGTCAAGCTCGGGACGATAAGCTAAGGAGAGTGAGCCTTAGAGTAGATGAAGCAGACATCACATTTGCTCTTAAG GAAATTCGATTCTTCCGCAACTGTCTTATATGA
- the LOC104749909 gene encoding josephin-like protein, whose product MAESESQIYHERQRLQFCLLHSLNNLFQDKDAFTRESLNSIAEKLVEDDPNKETWTTPLSLLLKPHHNTLTGNYDVNVMITALEGKGKSVVWHDKRSGASSIDLDGTDTLMGIVLNVPVKRYGGLWRSRHWVVVRRINGVWYNLDSDLVVPQMFKDGDEVRGFLDQNLSLGAEVLLVTNNA is encoded by the exons ATGGCGGAATCCGAATCTCAGATCTATCACGAACGACAACGATTGCAATTTTGCCTTTTGCACTCCCTCAACAATCTATTTCAG GACAAAGACGCATTCACGCGAGAAAGCTTGAACTCAATCGCAGAGAAGCTCGTGGAGGATgatccaaacaaagaaacatggaCGACACCTCTCTCTTTACTCCTCAAGCCTCACCACAATACGCTCACTGGTAACTACGACGTGAACGTGATGATCACAGCTCTCGAAGGCAAAGGAAAGAGTGTTGTTTGGCATGATAAGCGTAGTGGAGCTTCTTCGATTGATCTTGATGGTACAGATACTTTGATGGGTATTGTGTTGAATGTTCCGGTTAAGCGGTACGGTGGACTTTGGAGAAGTAGGCATTGGGTTGTGGTTAGAAGAATCAATGGTGTTTGGTATAATTTGGATAGTGATCTCGTTGTGCCACAGATGTTTAAAGATGGAGATGAAGTTAGAGGGTTCTTGGATCAAAACCTGAGTTTAGGTGCAGAGGTTTTGCTAGTGACCAACAATGCTTAA
- the LOC104749908 gene encoding josephin-like protein has product MSATGTKRFNANTGPVTPGKQSSVKEPYGKNPGCTTSCGMRLPRKTECTAARLVKHVSCNFVKGLRLVVMRTKKKKRSPPLKKASSSGISQPSVISVANDSQRSEAIEDCIQFINSSSSFTRSSSTSGRKS; this is encoded by the coding sequence ATGTCAGCTACAGGAACAAAACGATTCAATGCAAACACTGGACCAGTAACTCCCGGGAAGCAATCCTCAGTCAAGGAACCATATGGTAAGAATCCGGGATGCACAACAAGCTGTGGTATGAGGCTACCGAGGAAAACAGAATGCACAGCAGCAAGACTGGTTAAACATGTCAGCTGTAACTTCGTTAAAGGCTTACGACTGGTGGTGatgaggacgaagaagaagaagagatctccACCATTGAAGaaggcttcttcttctggtaTATCTCAGCCTTCGGTCATCTCTGTTGCTAATGATAGTCAAAGATCAGAGGCTATAGAAGACTGCATACAATTCATaaactcctcttcctccttcacAAGATCAAGTTCTACCAGTGGCCGTAAATCTTAA
- the LOC104753403 gene encoding uncharacterized protein At3g43530-like, with the protein MVRTKNPSYVEKSNPPADLEEEATRGDESERDSDKTDSIEKSNDKDSSESEDESDVMQPLSMYFDYSQYTKPFKMSGKCYISEAVNLLGGHLKEEELDWFLGHPQFKHFFHMPKDSNHKLMGMWMLLLRTAHLEKKNECWFIVNGTPIRYSLREMAIISGLYCHQYPKFKDGLGSLNFARKQFKGGQIIQYGDVKAKLLSMKKLSEDRLKMAVLYFLSSVIIGKKKGGKNAPSVEPFFLRAVDDLDLCRTFPWGRMAFDENMKDIFHLMGHFGGVVGPQWVFPSFIIPLELLAFEAIPVLKNTFREDVSDSHAHRNCPRMCKMKFKASKKKGFSLKEIYDQLGTTKEIDSMLTPTPREARLLAMIIDEDGGCDDADDPVADGWSKRLIEKHKSIWFEELHNLDVAARSFEANPVIENVDPDDVDPNDVAKDDANSENDMVGGSLIQLRASLIQLEDLVKKGFKEINEKFDDMDARIKSVETYVNWERNGEGVFPSEEFGANECDGVGANEAIEEEKAEKEKAVCELFVCLSRQNNTQEQDKLPAIVKWNQTNDP; encoded by the exons ATGGTTCGTACAAAGAACCCAAGCTATGTGGAAAAATCGAATCCCCCAGCAgatctcgaagaagaagcaactcGTGGAGATGAATCAGAACGTGATTCCGATAAAACGGACTCAATTGAGAAGTCAAATGATAAGGATTCATCG GAATCTGAGGATGAATCCGATGTAATGCAACCTTTGAGTATGTACTTTGATTACTCCCAGTATACGAAGCCTTTCAAGATGTCTGGAAAGTGTTATATTTCAGAGGCGGTAAACTTATTAGGCGGTCATCTTAAGGAAGAGGAGTTGGATTGGTTCTTAGGGCACCCACAGTTCAAGCATTTCTTCCATATGCCTAAGGATTCGAATCATAAGTTGATGGGTATGTGGATGTTGTTGCTTCGCACAGCgcatttggagaagaaaaatgaatgcTGGTTCATTGTTAATGGGACTCCCATCCGGTATTCTCTCCGAGAAATGGCAATCATTTCTGGGTTATATTGCCATCAGTATCCAAAATTCAAGGATGGTTTGGGCAGTTTAAATTTTGCTCGGAAGCAATTTAAAGGTGGACAAATAATACAATATGGAGATGTCAAAGCGAAGCTACTTTCGATGAAGAAACTTTCAGAGGATCGTTTGAAGATGGCCGTACTGTATTTTTTATCTAGCGTCATCATAGGGAAGAAAAAGGGTGGAAAGAATGCACCCTCTGTGGAGCCTTTCTTTCTTAGAGCTGTGGATGATCTTGATTTGTGTAGAACATTCCCTTGGGGTCGAATGGCATTTGATGAGAACATGAAAGacatctttcatttgatggGACACTTTGGTGGAGTTGTGGGTCCACAGTGGGTCTTTCCTAGTTTCATCATTCCTTTGGAG CTTCTTGCGTTTGAAGCAATTCCTGTGCTAAAGAACACCTTCCGAGAAGACGTTTCTGATTCACATGCACACCGTAACTGTCCTCGGATGTGCAAGATGAAGTTTAAAGCAAGTAAGAAGAAaggtttttctttgaaagaaatatatgaCCAACTTGGTACAACTAAG GAGATTGATAGTATGTTAACTCCAACTCCTCGGGAGGCACGCCTTTTAGCCATGATCATAGATGAGGATGGTGGCTGTGATGATGCGGATGATCCAGTTGCTGATGGTTGGAGCAAACGTTTAATTGAAAAGCACAAGTCAATTTGGTTTGAAGAGCTTCACAACCTAGATGTGGCCGCCCGATCATTTGAGGCAAATCCGGTGATTGAGAATGTGGATCCGGATGATGTGGATCCGAATGATGTGGCTAAGGATGATGCGAATTCGGAGAATGATATGGTAGGAGGTAGCTTGATTCAGCTAAGAGCTAGCTTGATTCAGCTAGAAGATCTGGTGAAGAAGGGGTTTAAGGAAATCAACGAAAAATTTGATGACATGGATGCTAGGATCAAATCGGTGGAAACATATGTGAACTGGGAAAGAAATGGAGAAGGAGTTTTTCCAAGCGAGGAATTTGGTGCAAATGAGTGTGACGGAGTTGGTGCAAATGAGGCTATAGAggaggagaaggccgagaaggagaag GCAGTATGTGAACTCTTTGTGTGTTTAAGCAGACAAAATAACacacaagaacaagacaaatTACCGGCAATCGTCAAATGGAACCAGACAAACGATCCTTAG
- the LOC104749907 gene encoding sodium-dependent phosphate transport protein 1, chloroplastic isoform X1, whose product MNARALLCSPNLHSLYTSNRPPEKTSYRNIKPAPKSLRVWVYPRNRSGVFRVLVRSSDKRESSNSYYIDEERVSQNEVVSDSSTSSIVVPWWEEFPKRWVIVLLCFSAFLLCNMDRVNMSIAILPMSAEYGWNPATVGLIQSSFFWGYLLTQIAGGIWADTVGGKRVLGFAVIWWSIATILTPVAAKLGLPYLLVVRAFMGVGEGVAMPAMNNILSKWVPVQERSRSLALVYSGMYLGSVTGLAFSPFLIHQFGWPSVFYSFGSLGTVWLILWLTKAESSPLEDPTLLPKERKLIADNCASKEPVKSIPWRLILSKPPVWALIGCHFCHNWGTFILLTWMPTYYHQVLKFNLMESGLLSVFPWMTMAISANAGGWIADTLVSRGFSVTNVRKIMQTIGFLGPAFFLTQLKHIDSPTMAVLCMACSQGTDAFSQSGLYSNHQDIAPRYSGVLLGLSNTAGVLAGVLGTAATGHILQHGSWDDVFTISVGLYLVGTVVWNLFSTGEKIID is encoded by the exons ATGAACGCGAGAGCTCTTCTTTGCTCTCCAAATCTTCACTCTCTCTACACTTCAAATCGTCCACCTGAGAAAACCTCTTACCGAAACATCAAACCAGCTCCCAAGTCGTTACGGGTATGGGTTTACCCGCGGAATCGGTCCGGCGTTTTCCGGGTATTAGTTCGGAGCTCCGACAAGAGAGAAAGCAGTAATTCGTATTACATAGATGAAGAGAGAGTGAGTCAAAACGAAGTCGTTTCTGATTCTTCGACTAGCTCGATCGTCGTCCCATGGTGGGAAGAGTTTCCGAAGCGGTGGGTGATTGTGTTACTCTGTTTCTCAGCTTTTCTTCTCTGCAATATGGACAGA GTGAATATGAGCATAGCTATACTTCCTATGTCAGCTGAGTATGGTTGGAATCCAGCAACTGTTGGTCTGATTCAGTCTTCTTTCTTCTGGGGTTACCTTCTTACTCAG ATAGCTGGTGGGATATGGGCAGACACTGTAGGTGGGAAAAGGGTTCTTGGATTCGCTGTTATTTGGTGGTCAATCGCAACAATTCTTACTCCTGTAGCTGCTAAACTTGGTCTTCCTTACTTGCTCGTTGTTCGTGCTTTCATGGGAGTTGGAGAG GGTGTTGCAATGCCGGctatgaataatatattgtcGAAGTGGGTGCCTGTGCAAGAGAGAAGCAGATCTCTTGCGCTTGTTTACAGCGGAATGTATCTTGGATCCGTTACTGGTTTAGCCTTTTCGCCTTTCTTGATTCATCAGTTTGGATGGCCCTCTGTGTTTTACTCTTTTGGGTCTCTTGGAACTGTATGGCTGATTCTGTGGCTAACTAAG GCAGAGAGTTCACCACTAGAAGATCCAACCTTGCTCCCTAAAGAAAGAAAGCTGATTGCAgacaactgtgccagcaaagaGCCAGTGAAGTCGATCCCTTGGAGGCTGATATTGTCGAAACCGCCGGTTTGGGCTCTCATCGGTTGTCACTTTTGTCACAACTGGGGAACATTTATCCTCTTAACCTGGATGCCAACTTATTACCATCAA GTGTTGAAGTTCAACCTAATGGAATCAGGGCTTCTCTCAGTATTTCCATGGATGACAATGGCGATTTCTGCAAATGCTGGAGGATGGATCGCTGATACACTCGTCAGCCGAGGTTTCTCTGTCACAAATGTCCGCAAG ATAATGCAAACAATTGGGTTTCTTGGACCAGCGTTCTTCCTAACACAGCTGAAACACATAGACTCTCCAACAATGGCCGTTTTGTGCATGGCTTGTAGCCAGGGGACAGATGCGTTTTCACAGTCTGGTCTATACTCTAATCATCAAGACATTGCTCCAAGATACTCT GGAGTGTTACTTGGTTTGTCTAATACTGCTGGAGTACTTGCCGGTGTTCTTGGCACAGCTGCGACTGGTCACATCCTACAACACG GTTCTTGGGATGACGTTTTCACGATTTCGGTCGGTCTTTACCTTGTTGGGACCGTCGTTTGGAATCTATTTTCAACTGGGGAGAAGATAATCGATTGA
- the LOC104749912 gene encoding uncharacterized protein LOC104749912, whose product MGVKVASSSSPFLHWTTTQPIVHQCSSPSQTLPSKRRRSIGHDDVRFLSSRFAPQRLMNRSALLGTKLHRSKSCDLWESSSSSPRPIRRVCSARLDPPFSDEEFSKKIQELTLRFNVPNLYGSEPHDYKANSMEPPWNEMVHLSSIEMKANSVDLPLSLRIMKKKRQWEGVKQVGESACCSMNRAFSSMVFMIRELQSFTLHMREVLFYEDLQEILLRVREELHQSFVWLFQQVFSATPTLMVYVMILLANFTVYSIGSNSALAAPLPQMVTEVTTVSETDEATNVKFDSTIVKTFFVSSSSPNGNTTSVGGNNNGGGGGNIKPVLSGTDGGDGFDGSEQFRTIIPEGVSQLSSSSFGSTTTESEPSVSGQDENRLWNSMVEEADRMQYSDIDDSLDHDTRKRFVSSVEARVEAEEDTDYFKTELMYQTGLSQEPNNPLLLANYAQFLYLVSNDHDRAEDYFKRAIGVEPKDAEALSKYATFLWRARDDLWAAEETFLEAIDAEPTNSYYAANYANFLWNTGGDDTCFPLDDEAQEDTI is encoded by the exons ATGGGGGTGAAagtagcttcttcttcatctccgttCCTTCATTGGACGACGACTCAACCTATCGTTCATCAGTGTTCGTCCCCTTCTCAAACCCTACCTTCAAAACGACGGCGGAGCATTGGTCACGACGACGTACGGTTCCTATCTTCTCGATTTGCCCCGCAGAGGTTGATGAACCGTTCAGCTCTTTTAGGAACGAAGCTTCATCGCTCCAAGTCATGTGACCTATgggaatcatcatcatcatcacctagACCTATTCGAAGAGTTTGTAGCGCAAGGTTAGATCCTCCATTCTCCGATGAGGAGTTTTCTAAAAAGATCCAAGAGCTTACTCTCAGATTCAATGTCCCAAACCTATACGGTTCAGAGCCTCACGATTACAAAGCTAACTCAATGGAGCCGCCGTGGAACGAGATGGTGCATTTGTCGAGTATTGAAATGAAAGCAAACAGTGTTGACCTTCCTCTTTCGCTTAGGATCATGAAGAAGAAGCGACAATGGGAAGGAGTCAAACAAGTTGGTGAATCAGCGTGTTGTTCCATGAACAGAGCGTTTTCGTCGATGGTGTTTATGATTAGGGAGCTTCAGAGCTTTACTCTGCATATGAGAGAGGTTCTGTTTTACGAAGATTTGCAAGAGATCTTGCTTAGAGTTAGAGAAGAGTTGCACCAATCTTTCGTTTGGTTGTTTCAACAAGTCTTCTCCGCGACACCTACGTTGATGGTTTACGTTATGATACTCTTAGCTAACTTCACTGTTTACTCGATCGGGAGCAACTCTGCTTTAGCTGCTCCTCTTCCTCAGATGGTTACAGAGGTAACAACCGTCAGTGAAACTGATGAAGCAACAAACGTGAAGTTCGATTCCACGATTGTGAAAACGTTCTTTGTATCATCGTCGTCTCCCAATGGGAATACAACTTCGGTTGGTGGTAACAACAATGGCGGCGGCGGTGGAAACATTAAGCCGGTGTTAAGTGGAACAGATGGTGGTGATGGATTCGATGGATCAGAACAGTTCAGAACAATCATACCCGAAGGAGTTTCTCAATTGTCATCATCGAGTTTTGGGTCAACGACTACAGAGTCAGAGCCGTCAGTATCGGGACAAGATGAAAACAGGCTGTGGAATTCGATGGTGGAGGAAGCAGATCGAATGCAGTATTCAGACATAGATGATTCGTTGGATCACGACACTAGGAAGCGGTTCGTGTCTTCTGTTGAGGCTCGAgtagaagcagaggaagacACGGATTACTTCAAAACAGAGCTTATGTACCAAACAGGACTGTCTCAAGAGCCTAATAATCCTCTCTTACTTGCTAACTATGCTCAGTTCCTCTACCTCGTCTCTAACGACCATGACAG AGCGGAAGATTACTTCAAACGAGCGATAGGAGTGGAACCGAAAGACGCGGAGGCGCTTAGCAAATACGCGACGTTCTTATGGAGAGCACGAGACGATCTTTGGGCGGCTGAGGAGACTTTCTTGGAAGCCATCGATGCCGAGCCGACCAACTCGTACTACGCCGCTAATTACGCCAATTTCTTGTGGAACACTGGCGGTGATGACACGTGTTTCCCTCTTGACGACGAGGCTCAGGAAGACACCATCTAG